The Blastomonas sp. SL216 DNA window CACCGCACCCGGCCAGGAGCCTGCGAGCCGCGGGTTGAGGTTCGCCTTGACGCCGAGCTTGGCATAGGCGGCCAGTTCCGCCTTGATCAGCCGGCTGTCCTCCGACACCTCGGTCGGATCATAGCCGCCCGAGACATTGGCCTCGACATCGCTGAAGCCGTTCTTGTCGAGATGCGCGCGCAGTTTCGCTTCGGCCTCGGCGCGGGTCTGGTTGGGCACGAGCCGGAAATCGAGCTTGGCGACCGCGCGTCCGGGCAGCACCGTCTTGCCGCCGGGACCGGTATAGCCCGCGACCAGCCCTTCGATATTCGCCGTCGGCTCCTGCGCCAGCCGCACCAGTGCCTGGTCGAACGGCAGGTCGTCGATCCAGTGGGTGACGCCGAAGGACTGCTTCATCTGCGCCTCGTTCATCCCCTTGGCGGCCTCGGCGATCAGCGCCTTTTCGCGGTCCGTCAGCGGGCGCACATTGTCGCTCCATCCGCCGATCGCGACATTGTTGCCATCGGGCGTGACCAGCGTCTGCAGCGCCTGAACCAGCCGCCATGTCGGGGAATCGATCATCGCCTTGTAGCTGGAATGGACGTCACCCTTGGGCCCCCTGCCCCATTTCGCGCCGCTGGCGACCAGTTCCAGTTCGATCACGCCCTTGGAGCCGAGATTGACCTGCACCTCGCCATTCGTCCCCTGCCAGCTCGCCGGAATGAAAATGCCCTCGCACTTTTTCAGCGCGGACAGCACATCGGGGCGAGTCGCGATCTGCTTGAAATTGGGCGATCCGATCTCCTCCTCGCCCTCGCACAGCAGGACCAGGTTGACCGGCGGCTTGACCCCGGCCTTTTTCATCGCGTGCAGCGTGGCGAGCAGCGTTGCCTCCGGTCCCTTCTGGTTCACCGCGCCACGACCCATGATAGCCTTGCCCCAGCCGGGCTTGTCGACGATCCGCGCCTCCAGCGGCGGCGAGGACCATTCCGCCGGGTCAAACTGCTTGACGTCGTACATGAAATAGATGCCCAGCGTCCGCTTGGCGCCATTGTCCATCACCCCGAAGACGCCGGGATGGCCATCGGACGGCACGGTGGTGACGCCGGCAAAGCCCGCCGACTTGGCCAGGTCGACCATATAAGCCGCGCCTTCGGCCATGTTGAGATTCTCTGCCGCAATCGAGGGGAGCTTGATCCAGTCCTGGATGCGCTTGATGTCCGCGTCGCGGTTGCTCTCCGCCGCCTTGCGGATGCGCGCCATCTCGCTTTCCGCCGCTGCCAGCGCCGCGCCGCCTGTGCCGGTCAGCGCCATGCCAGAGCCGATCAGGGCAGCAGAGCGCAGCATGGTGCGGCGGTTCGGATTGGTGGCGGTCGTGTCAGTCATGATGGTTTCAGCCTCGCAGCAGCAGTGGGAAGGCGGCAGGCTGGACCAGCGGAACCGGCGATGCAAGTCGTAACGTGATGTAAACGGATGGCTCGCTAAATCCTTGAATCACAAGGGCCTATCGGGGGGCCTGAGCTGCGAGCCCAATGCATTATGTTGAACCAGAATTTCGTCCATCAGCATGCGGAATTGCTGACACAGGCGGACGCCATCCTCACCGCGGTGGGCCAGGGCAATGATGACGCTTTGGGCAAATTGCCCAGCATGCGGCTGGCCTTCTCGCGCCTGGTCAACAGCCATTGCAGCGTCGAGATCAAGCTGGTCAACAACCAGGCAGACACGATGGAAAAGGACGCGGAAAAATCCCTGCTGCTGCGCCGCTTTCATGACGAGCTGCTGGCCTGGCGCGCGGATCTGATGGATTGCAACGCGCGTTGGCCGCAGCGGCGGGTGGCAGAGGATCGCAGCGGCTTTGTTGCGGCCTTTCGTAGCCTGACCGACCGGCTCAAGGCCCGCGTCTCATGGGAGGAGCGGACCTTCTACCCAGCTATATTCGGGCAAGCCAGGCGGCGCTGATCATTCCACCCAGGCCGTACGGCTGCGGGTGACGTGGAACAGCGGCTGCATAGGCTGGGCAGCGACATCGGCAAGCGGGATCGCCGTTGCGCAGACGGCGCATTCCGCGCTCATCCGGCCGATATGCCAGCTCTTGCCGCCACAGCCGGGGCAGTGGTTCACATCGCTTTGATGATAGAGCGGCATGAAGCCGCGCCCCGAGATGCGACGGGCAAAGGCATGGCCTGCCGCCAGCGCCTGGGCGGGGTCGAATGTGGGTCGGGGAAAGTGCATCGTCATGGCCTGTTATCCTCGATAGCTCCCATGCCTTACGCACGGACGGCAAAACGGTTTCCTTGCGCGACCAACCGTTCATCGCATCTGTATCAGCCTCGGCTGGCTACGCTGTGACGGGCGGTATGAATTTCCTGAACGCCGCACAACAAATGCCGCTTGCCGTTCGCAACATTTGATATAAATATGATATCATATTTTTCGACTCGGAGGGCGTTTCCCATGCAGCAGAATTCCTCTTTTGACGGCGGACCGGACAGCGGCGCGATGGTGGCCAGCACCGAAAGCCATGCCAGCACCTTCAACGGCTATATCTTCCTGTTGCTGATGCTGGGATCGATGCTGCTGCCGGTGCTCGGCGTCGTGATGGCCAAGGGTGGCAACCCGCTGGGCTTCGGCCTGATGATCTTCGGCGGGCTGGCCTTTCTGCTGATCATCTCGGGTTTCTACATGCTCAACCCCAATGAGGCGGCGGCGATCCAGCTGTTCGGCAGCTACAAGGGCACCGATCGCAACACCGGTCTGCGCTGGCGCTGGCCGTGGCTGAGCCGCAAGAAGATCTCGGTGCGCGTGCACAATGTGACGTCGGAAAAGGTCAAGGTGAACGACCTTCGCGGCAACCCGGTGGAGATCGCGACCAATGTCGTGTGGCGCGTGTCCGACACCGCCAAGGCGCTGTTCGATGTCGAGAATTACCAGGAGTTCGTCGACATCCAGATCGAAAGCGCGGTCCGCGTCATCGGTGCGCGCTACCCCTATGACGATTTCAACGCCGACGAAGTGACGCTGCGCGGCGATGCCGACGAGGTCAGCCACGAGCTTGAAAAGCAGCTGCAGGAACGCGTCGGAACGGCCGGCGTGCAGATCGACGAATGCCGCCTGACGCACCTCGCTTATGCGCCGGAAATCGCCCAGTCGATGCTGCGCCGCCAGCAGGCCGAAGCGGTGATCGCGGCGCGTTCGCGGCTGGTCGAAGGCGCGGTAACCATGGTCGAACATGCGCTGGCGATGCTGAGCGAGAAGAACGTCGTGCACCTGGACGACGAACGCAAGGCGGCGATGGTCTCGAACCTCATGGTGGTGCTGTGCGGCGAACGCGACACCCAGCCGGTGGTCAATGCCGGGTCGCTCTATTGAGCTGACCATCAGAGCCAGCCATGGCCGCCCCGCCCAAGAAACCCTTTGCCCTGCGCCTCGATCCGTCGCTTCACGCGGCGATCGAGCGCGCAGCCGCGCAGGAGCTGCGCAGCGTCAATGCAGAGATCGAGATCCTGCTGCGCGAGGCACTGGCGCGGCGCGGGATCAAGCTTGCGCCACCAGAGCAAAGGCCGAGGGGGCGGCCGCCCAAGGAATGATGCCGCGCAGCAACGGGCCTGGCCGAACCATCGTTCGCTATTGCGGCCCGACCGTGCTAGGGTCGCCGCATCCGATAACCGTGATCGCCGATAACGCGCGCAATCGCGCGCGCTGCTGCCTGATTGTCTGGAAATCGGACGAGGAGAGTATGCTGTGCGCATCACCGAAAAATTCTGCCGTGAGCAGGAAAGCCTGCAGCTCGCCAAGGCCGCCGCCGAACCGCTCAAGAACCGCCAGGGCATCGCGCTCGATGCGGCCAAGGCCTGGAATGCCGCCGCCAAGATCGCGCACAAGCATGAAGCCGGAATGCAGCCGCTCGACAAGCTGGACGCCGCCATCGTCCGTGAATTTGCCGAAGAGGACGTCGCGCTGGCGCTTGGCGGTCAAGCCGCGCCCGCCGAAGAGTTCGCCGCCGCGCTGCACTGAGCACGTTGGGCGCACCCCATCGAGGATGTTCAATCCCCGGTGGGTGCCCATTCGGCGAACACGGCATCCAGCTGAGGCCGTGGCCGCTCTTCGAGCGGCTGGCTTGCGGTACCGATGAACAAAAAGCCCGCGATCTGCTCCGGCGCTGCCCCGAACAGGTCACGCACCGCATCGCTATAGCTCGGCCAGCCGGTGATCCAGCCGCCGACAAAGCCCTGCGCGTGCACCGCGTGCAGCAGGTTCATCACGAACGCCCCTGCCGAAAGCTGCTGTTCCCACAGCGGAATCTTGCTCGATTCGCGGGGGCTGAACAGAACGACCAGCAGCTCGGGCGCCTGCCGTGCGAATGTCTCCATCGCCTCGATCTCCAGCCGCCCGGCCTCGGGCTTTTCGGCGCGATAGGCGCTCGCGAGCTTTTCGGCGAAGGCATCGCGCTGATCGCTCGCGACATGCACCACGCGCCAGGGGTTCAGCTTGCCAT harbors:
- a CDS encoding M20/M25/M40 family metallo-hydrolase produces the protein MTDTTATNPNRRTMLRSAALIGSGMALTGTGGAALAAAESEMARIRKAAESNRDADIKRIQDWIKLPSIAAENLNMAEGAAYMVDLAKSAGFAGVTTVPSDGHPGVFGVMDNGAKRTLGIYFMYDVKQFDPAEWSSPPLEARIVDKPGWGKAIMGRGAVNQKGPEATLLATLHAMKKAGVKPPVNLVLLCEGEEEIGSPNFKQIATRPDVLSALKKCEGIFIPASWQGTNGEVQVNLGSKGVIELELVASGAKWGRGPKGDVHSSYKAMIDSPTWRLVQALQTLVTPDGNNVAIGGWSDNVRPLTDREKALIAEAAKGMNEAQMKQSFGVTHWIDDLPFDQALVRLAQEPTANIEGLVAGYTGPGGKTVLPGRAVAKLDFRLVPNQTRAEAEAKLRAHLDKNGFSDVEANVSGGYDPTEVSEDSRLIKAELAAYAKLGVKANLNPRLAGSWPGAVFTAPPVSIPAGHFGIGHGSGAHAPDEYYVVESTNPKVAGITEATLGYAEIMYQLASVR
- a CDS encoding nitroreductase; translated protein: MTEFNDLSSLTRYLASRRSGRPRDMIAPGPDAAQIRQIVATALRTPDHGKLNPWRVVHVASDQRDAFAEKLASAYRAEKPEAGRLEIEAMETFARQAPELLVVLFSPRESSKIPLWEQQLSAGAFVMNLLHAVHAQGFVGGWITGWPSYSDAVRDLFGAAPEQIAGFLFIGTASQPLEERPRPQLDAVFAEWAPTGD
- a CDS encoding toxin-antitoxin system HicB family antitoxin; this translates as MAAPPKKPFALRLDPSLHAAIERAAAQELRSVNAEIEILLREALARRGIKLAPPEQRPRGRPPKE
- a CDS encoding SPFH domain-containing protein, with protein sequence MQQNSSFDGGPDSGAMVASTESHASTFNGYIFLLLMLGSMLLPVLGVVMAKGGNPLGFGLMIFGGLAFLLIISGFYMLNPNEAAAIQLFGSYKGTDRNTGLRWRWPWLSRKKISVRVHNVTSEKVKVNDLRGNPVEIATNVVWRVSDTAKALFDVENYQEFVDIQIESAVRVIGARYPYDDFNADEVTLRGDADEVSHELEKQLQERVGTAGVQIDECRLTHLAYAPEIAQSMLRRQQAEAVIAARSRLVEGAVTMVEHALAMLSEKNVVHLDDERKAAMVSNLMVVLCGERDTQPVVNAGSLY